From a single Tursiops truncatus isolate mTurTru1 chromosome 20, mTurTru1.mat.Y, whole genome shotgun sequence genomic region:
- the LOC117309624 gene encoding peroxisome assembly protein 12-like — MAEHGAHITTASVDDQPSIFEVVAQDSLMTAVRPALHHVVKVLAESNPARYGFLWKWFDEIFTLLDLLLQQHYLSKTSASFSENFYGLKRIVMGDTHKLQRLASAGLPKKQLWKSVIFLVLLPYLKVKLEKLISSLREEDEYSIHPPTSRWKRFYRAFLAAYPFVNMAWEGWFLVQQLRYILGKAQHHSPLLSLAGVRLGRLTVQDIQALEHKPAEASMMQQPAGSVGEKIKSALKQAVGGAASCLSTGLSVGVFFLQFLEWWYSSGNQETIKSLTALPTPPPPVHLDYNSDSPLLPQMKTVCPLCRKNRVNDTVLATSGYVFCYRCVFNYVKSHRACPITGYPTQVQHLIKLYSPEN, encoded by the exons ATGGCTGAGCACGGGGCTCACATCACAACTGCTTCGGTGGATGACCAGCCATCCATCTTTGAGGTGGTAGCACAGGACAGTTTAATGACAGCAGTGAGACCTGCTCTTCATCATGTGGTCAAG gtTCTTGCAGAATCAAATCCTGCCCGCTACGGCTTCTTGTGGAAGTGGTTTGATGAAATCTTCACCCTGCTAGAtcttctgctccagcaacatTATCTGTCTAAAACCAGCGCCTCGTTTTCTGAAAACTTTTATGGCTTAAAGAGGATCGTAATGGGAGACACACACAAGCTTCAGAGATTGGCCAGTGCTGGTCTCCCAAAGAAGCAGCTTTGGAAGTCAGTTATCTTCCTGGTTCTTCTTCCCTATCTGAAAGTGAAGCTGGAGAAGCTGATTTCTAGCCTGAGAGAAGAGGATGAATATTCCATCCATCCCCCTACTTCCCGCTGGAAACGATTTTACAGAGCCTTTTTGGCAGCCTACCCATTTGTTAACATGGCCTGGGAAGGCTGGTTTCTTGTACAGCAGCTTCGATACATCCTAGGAAAGGCTCAGCATCACTCACCACTGCTGAGTCTGGCTGGGGTTCGGCTAGGTCGACTTACAGTTCAGGATATACAAGCTCTGGAGCACAAACCAGCCGAAGCCAGCATGATGCAGCAACCAGCTGGGAG CGTTGGCGAGAAGATAAAGTCAGCTCTGAAGCAAGCCGTGGGAGGTGCCGCCTCATGCCTCTCTACTGGCCTTTCGGTGGGTGTATTCTTCCTGCAGTTCCTTGAGTGGTGGTATTCATCCGGAAACCAAGAAACCATCAAGTCATTGACTGCCCTGCCTACTCCACCACCACCGGTACATCTAGACTACAATTCTGATTCTCCCCTGTTGCCCCAAATGAAGACTGTGTGCCCACTCTGTCGTAAAAACCGCGTGAATGACACCGTTCTCGCCACCTCTGGCTATGTGTTTTGTTATCGCTGTGTGTTTAATTACGTGAAGAGTCACCGAGCTTGTCCCATCACAGGTTATCCAACACAAGTACAGCATCTGATAAAACTGTACTCTCCTGAGAACTGA